The following coding sequences lie in one Bacteroidota bacterium genomic window:
- a CDS encoding transketolase, with translation MEKTELPDILPAGLTKDEVLNDYRIGWESRYASIIGRKEVLTGKAKFGIFGDGKELPQLAMAKAFEPGDWRSGYYRDQTFMLAAGMTTLEELFAQLYGDTDLEANPSNGGRLMNNHFATRSLDEEGNWKNLTKIKNSAADTSPTASQMLRLLGLAHASKLFRENKSLHGFTQFSIKGNEVAFGTIGDASAAEGHFWETINAAGVLQVPMAISVWDDGWGISVPGDYQITKSNISEVLSGFRRDESGKGYLIYRLNAWDYPALVEAYREGIAICRKDHIPVLFHVVGCTQPQGHSTSGSHERYKTPEQLEDERRRDGLLNFGQWIIAQGLATQEELTEIEQQAEQRAREARRNAWNNFQQPLLKKRDDFLQMVDVTTCNCAKTSKINSIKSDLARVGEPIRKDIISSARKILRLICNSCSDPRNSLKTNVTRWLQAELAEGYECYSAHLYSESRHSALLVEGVAPEYAGNAPMVPGREIIRDNFDALFASIPELVAFGEDVGKIGGVNQTYEGLQAKYGEHRIFDTGIREATILGQGIGMAMRGLRPIAEIQYFDYLLYALQAMSDDLATLRYRTRGGQKAPLIVSTRGHRLEGIWHAGSPLSMVINSIRGVYVAVPRNMTQAAGFYNTFLASDDPALIIEPLNGYRLRERKPSNFGKFRIPIGTPEILRKGSDITVVTYGSCVRIAEDAARQLSEFGIEVELIDVQTLLPFDLKHTITESLKKTNKVLFFDEDVPGGATSFMMQQVLEVQGAYRYLDAAPATLTAREHRAAYSTDGDYFSNPNAEDVFESVYNIMHEYNPSRYPKIF, from the coding sequence ATGGAAAAAACAGAACTGCCGGACATTCTTCCGGCCGGTTTAACGAAAGACGAAGTACTCAACGACTACCGGATCGGATGGGAAAGCCGTTATGCGAGCATCATTGGCCGCAAGGAGGTACTGACCGGAAAAGCCAAGTTTGGCATATTCGGAGATGGTAAGGAGCTGCCGCAACTCGCTATGGCCAAGGCATTTGAGCCGGGCGACTGGAGATCAGGCTATTACCGTGACCAGACATTCATGCTGGCGGCTGGAATGACCACCCTTGAGGAGCTTTTTGCCCAGCTTTACGGCGACACCGACCTTGAGGCAAACCCATCAAATGGTGGCAGGCTGATGAACAACCACTTTGCTACCCGGAGCCTTGACGAAGAAGGGAACTGGAAGAACCTGACGAAAATCAAAAACTCCGCCGCCGACACTTCGCCCACTGCAAGTCAGATGCTCAGGCTGCTTGGACTGGCACATGCTTCAAAACTGTTCAGGGAGAACAAGAGCCTTCATGGGTTTACTCAATTTTCCATCAAAGGCAATGAGGTAGCTTTTGGCACCATAGGGGATGCCTCGGCCGCCGAAGGACATTTTTGGGAAACCATCAATGCGGCCGGTGTTTTGCAGGTGCCCATGGCCATTTCGGTTTGGGACGACGGCTGGGGCATTTCGGTACCTGGCGATTACCAGATAACCAAATCGAACATTTCTGAAGTGTTGTCAGGTTTCCGGAGGGATGAAAGTGGCAAGGGATATCTGATCTATCGCCTCAATGCCTGGGATTATCCCGCACTGGTTGAGGCCTACCGTGAGGGAATTGCAATATGTCGGAAAGACCACATTCCGGTGCTCTTCCACGTAGTGGGATGTACCCAACCTCAGGGGCACTCCACTTCCGGCTCGCACGAGCGTTACAAGACCCCTGAACAACTTGAAGATGAGCGCCGGCGTGACGGGCTGCTGAACTTTGGGCAATGGATCATCGCCCAGGGGCTGGCCACACAGGAGGAGCTGACGGAGATTGAGCAACAGGCCGAGCAACGTGCAAGAGAAGCCAGGCGCAATGCGTGGAACAATTTCCAGCAGCCACTGCTTAAAAAACGCGACGACTTTCTGCAAATGGTGGACGTGACCACCTGCAATTGCGCCAAAACCAGTAAGATAAACAGCATCAAGTCCGACCTGGCCCGTGTGGGCGAGCCTATTCGCAAGGACATCATCTCGTCGGCACGAAAAATCCTTCGCTTGATCTGCAATTCGTGCAGCGACCCGCGCAACTCGCTCAAGACCAATGTAACCAGATGGCTGCAGGCAGAACTTGCCGAGGGATATGAGTGCTACAGTGCACACCTTTATTCCGAAAGCAGGCATTCGGCCCTTTTGGTTGAGGGTGTGGCCCCGGAATATGCCGGCAATGCGCCAATGGTGCCCGGCCGTGAAATCATTCGCGACAATTTTGATGCCCTGTTTGCTTCTATTCCCGAGCTGGTAGCTTTTGGCGAAGACGTGGGCAAGATCGGTGGGGTCAATCAGACTTACGAGGGTTTGCAGGCCAAATACGGGGAGCATCGCATCTTTGATACCGGAATCCGCGAAGCTACCATTCTCGGGCAGGGCATAGGAATGGCCATGCGTGGACTCCGTCCGATTGCCGAGATACAGTATTTCGATTATCTGCTCTATGCCCTGCAGGCCATGAGCGACGACCTGGCTACGCTGCGCTACCGCACCAGAGGAGGCCAGAAAGCCCCCCTTATTGTGAGCACACGCGGCCACAGGCTCGAAGGCATCTGGCATGCCGGCTCGCCCCTGAGCATGGTAATCAACTCGATCAGAGGGGTGTATGTGGCCGTGCCCCGCAACATGACACAGGCAGCAGGTTTTTACAACACCTTCCTGGCTTCCGACGATCCGGCACTGATCATTGAGCCGCTCAACGGGTACAGGCTCAGGGAACGCAAACCATCGAACTTCGGTAAGTTCAGGATTCCCATCGGCACACCCGAAATCCTGAGAAAAGGCAGCGATATTACCGTAGTCACTTATGGTTCCTGCGTCAGAATTGCGGAAGATGCAGCCAGGCAGCTGAGCGAGTTTGGCATTGAGGTTGAGTTGATTGACGTGCAGACCCTGCTTCCGTTCGACCTGAAACACACTATCACCGAATCGCTGAAAAAAACCAACAAAGTGCTCTTTTTCGACGAGGATGTGCCCGGGGGTGCCACAAGCTTCATGATGCAGCAGGTGCTCGAGGTGCAGGGAGCTTACCGCTACCTGGATGCCGCCCCCGCTACCCTTACAGCCCGAGAACACCGTGCGGCCTACAGTACCGACGGCGACTATTTCTCGAACCCGAATGCAGAAGATGTGTTTGAGAGTGTGTACAACATCATGCACGAATATAACCCCTCGCGCTATCCCAAGATTTTCTGA